The region GATTATTATTCCAAAAGAATTGATTTTTGGTCAGTGACTAAAAAAATTCTAGGTGGAAAAAATGGTTTTACTGAAGTTGGTCACATTGTAGAAATGTTCCACGTAAATGATCGTGAAAAACAAATTTTTGAATATTGCACAGAAATTATTCATGCTCTTAATATTCCGTCTGGTCCTTTTCATGCAGAAATGCGCTGGTGCTCTAAAAGAAATAGGCCAATTTTAATGGAAATAGCAGCTAGATTAGCTGGTGATACTATTCCATTGTTAATTTCTGAAGCAAGAAATAAGTCTTTTGTAAAACAAGCATTACTCTCATTACTAGGGAAAGAAATTTCCCAACCACTTGAGTGGCAAGGAACATCTGCAGTTGCATTTTTACTAAATGCAAAAAATTTAGATTATTCTGAATTAAAAAGAAAATTTTCAAAAATTGACTGGCAGTGTTTAAAGCAAATGAAATGGAGTATTCCAGAAAAATATGTTGAATTTAATGACTTTCGAGACAGAATATGTACGGCACATTTTTTCTCAAGCAATCAGCAATTATTAAAGAATGAACTAAATATTTTTTATAATTTAGGGCAAAATATATAAAATTAGCTTATAAGAGAATTTTATGAAGAAAAAAATTTTAATTTTGAATAGATGGGATGATGAGTTTTCAGATTATCGTCAAGTTCTTTCAAAAAATGATTTTGAAATTCACATGATATGTAAAAAGGGATGTGAGAGAGTTATTGAGTTAAATCAGTGTGAAAGCTATGTTATAGTAGATAATTTATCATATGAAGAATGTTATTCAAAATTAGAAGAAAAATATTCAACTAAATTTCAATTTGATTTGTTAATTTCATTATCTGAATTTGATATGATAGAGTCAGCAAAATTAAGAGAAAAATTAAATATACCAGGACCTAAATTAGCAGAAGTTATTTGTTGGCGTGACAAAAATATTATGAAAAAAGTGGTTGCAGAGAATTCTTTAAAAGTTCCTGATTGGAAATTAGTTTCATCAAAACAAAATATCATTGATTTTTTTCTTAGGCATGAAAATGGAATAGTTTTAAAGCCATTAAGCGAAGCTGCAAGTAATGGTGTATTTATCTGTAAATCTTTCAAGGATATTGATGAAATTTTTTCAAAAATAGAAAATAATATAGATAACTATGAGATGGAAGAATTTTTAGCAAATAAAATAGGTCACATTGACGGAATAATGAGAAATGGCGAAATTATTTTTGGGATAGTAAGTGAATATATTGGAGATTGTCTTTCTTTTAGAGAGGGTAATTCTTTAGGATCTGTAACAATTGATAATCTAGAAGAAAAAAGTAAATATTTAAACTTTGCTCAGAGTTGTTTGAATGCTTTGAAAGTAGAAAATAGCGTTTTCCATTTGGAATTTTTCTTTGCTCAAAACCCCATATTTTTAGAAGTTGGAGTTCGAATGGGTGGAGGTGAAATTCCATTTGTTGTAAAAGAAGTATTTGGAGTTAATTTATTTACAGAATGGTTAAAATTATTAACAGGACAAGATCTCTTTTTACATGCATATCAAACTAATAAGCAAGAAAATAAAATAGCTGGATTTTTAATGTTGCCTGAAGTTATAGGAAAAAAATTAATTAAAATAAATTTTGAAAGCTATTTAATTTCGGAGTTATATTTTAAATATTATGCAAAATTAGGTCAAGTTTTTGATGGAAACGGCGGT is a window of Pigmentibacter ruber DNA encoding:
- a CDS encoding ATP-grasp domain-containing protein gives rise to the protein MKKKILILNRWDDEFSDYRQVLSKNDFEIHMICKKGCERVIELNQCESYVIVDNLSYEECYSKLEEKYSTKFQFDLLISLSEFDMIESAKLREKLNIPGPKLAEVICWRDKNIMKKVVAENSLKVPDWKLVSSKQNIIDFFLRHENGIVLKPLSEAASNGVFICKSFKDIDEIFSKIENNIDNYEMEEFLANKIGHIDGIMRNGEIIFGIVSEYIGDCLSFREGNSLGSVTIDNLEEKSKYLNFAQSCLNALKVENSVFHLEFFFAQNPIFLEVGVRMGGGEIPFVVKEVFGVNLFTEWLKLLTGQDLFLHAYQTNKQENKIAGFLMLPEVIGKKLIKINFESYLISELYFKYYAKLGQVFDGNGGYEKILARFRYKGQTSQQIKMAIQLTQKHFQAQFELV